The Mesoterricola silvestris sequence CCTCCGGAACGAAGGCCGAGTACGGCCTGCCCAGCATCTCCGCGGGCTCGTAGCCCCCCATCTCCGCCAGGCGCTGGTTGCAGAAGGTGAGGGCGCCGGAGGAATCCACCAGGGCGAGGCCCTCGTTGAGGGTCTCCACCACCACCCGGTACTTCTCTTCGCTGGCGCGCAGGGCCCGGGCGGCCTCCACCTTCGCGGACACGTCATCGCCCAGGAGCAGGAGGAGCCGCTCGCCCCGGCTCGTGAAGGGCACCAGGTGGGCCACCACCCACACCTCCTTGCCGAAGCTGGAGGTGAAGTGGACCTCCAGGGTCTCCTCGGCGCCCGAGGCCAGGGCCCGCTCCGCGGCCTCCCTCAGGCCCGTCTCCCTCCAGGATTCCAGGCGGCGGAAATTCTGCCGGAGGATCTCCTCCTGGCTGCCGCTGAGGATCCGGGCGGCGGCCTCGTTGACCAGGACGCAGGCCCCGTCCGCGGCCCGGTACAGCATGATGCCCGTGGGGGAGGCCGCGATGAGCTTCTGGTTCAGGGACAGGACTTCTGAGAGGTCGAACTGGGCCTCCACGCGCTCCGTCACGTCCTCCACCAGCCAGAGCACGCCCTGCCCAGGCCGGCCCGGCACCAGCGGTCCCCCCACCAGGTGGGCCCAGAAGGGACTTCCGTCCACCTTGCGGAGGCGCACGTCGCCCCGGAAGGAGGCTCCCGGTTCCGCGAGCCCCTCGACCACCGCGCCGAAATCCACGTAGGCCGCCTCGTCGCGGTGCCAGGCCCGGGTCTCCACCCCCGCGATGGCCCCGGCATCCACCCCCAGGATCCCCGCGCACCGCGCGTTGGCCCACACCGCCCTCCGGTCCCGGATGAGGATCGCCCCCATGGCGCAGCGGTCCAGGGCCTCCGGCAGGCCCGCGGCGGCCGCCGGGGTCCGCCGGCGCATCACGAGGACCGCCAGGACCGCGCCGGCCACCACACCGGCGAGAAGCGCGAGGAGGGCCTGGGGGATTCCCGTGGGCACGCTACCCATCCCTCACGGCTTCTCTTTGGGCGTGAAGGTGTCGGCCAGGTCCACCACCACCATGGTGCCGTAGGCCTTGTGGTCCCCGATGGCGGCCCCGGCGGCCCGGAACGCGGGGTTGAACAGGTTGTGCCGGTGGCCCCGGTCCTTCACGCCGTCGTCGATGACCAGCTGGATCACGGTCATCCGGGGGGTCTCCAGTCCGTAGTTGATCACCTCCCCGGTGAGGGACCCGGGCTCGCCGTGCCGCCGCATGCGCTGGGAGGGCCTGGAGCCGTCGGTGCCGATGTGGCCCGTCTCCCCCGTGGGGCCCTGGTCCGCCACGTGGTCCCGGGCGGCGAGGTGGAGGTTCTCGTCGTAGGCGATGAGGGCCGTCACCGGCTCCACCCGCTCCAGGAACTCGGCGGCCTCGATCACCGCGGCCCGCCCCTCCTGGGTGCGGATCGGCACGTGGTCGGCGAGGCGCCAGAGGGTGCCCTCGAAGCGCAGCCCGAGGGCCCGCAGGTACTTGGCATACTCCCGGGGGAAGCGGCGGATCTTGTTGATCTCCCGCACGACGGCGATCTCGTCGGGGGTGGATCGCGGAGCGGCCTGGCCCCAGAGGCACAGGGCCGACAGCATCGCCGCCGCCAGGGAACGGAACATGGGCACCCCCGTGGGGGGATTCTACTCCTCTCCCCGCCTCGGCGTGCCTTCCGGGTCGAAGA is a genomic window containing:
- a CDS encoding PAS domain-containing sensor histidine kinase, which translates into the protein MPTGIPQALLALLAGVVAGAVLAVLVMRRRTPAAAAGLPEALDRCAMGAILIRDRRAVWANARCAGILGVDAGAIAGVETRAWHRDEAAYVDFGAVVEGLAEPGASFRGDVRLRKVDGSPFWAHLVGGPLVPGRPGQGVLWLVEDVTERVEAQFDLSEVLSLNQKLIAASPTGIMLYRAADGACVLVNEAAARILSGSQEEILRQNFRRLESWRETGLREAAERALASGAEETLEVHFTSSFGKEVWVVAHLVPFTSRGERLLLLLGDDVSAKVEAARALRASEEKYRVVVETLNEGLALVDSSGALTFCNQRLAEMGGYEPAEMLGRPYSAFVPEAGLAFLVEKNLLAQPSASETFEMGLRRRDGSLLEARVSLASVHDAQGAVTALAILVTDISARKRVERERERLLAELEQKNKELETLLYVASHDLRSPLVNVQGFSQRLGKSLDEVRRALEGAATLEGFSTAARPHLQERMPSSLEFIRASGIRMDAIINGLLTLSRAGRMVLRTGPLDMNAVLASCAKTLAYQFQSVDGTLEVEDLPPCRADPVQATQIIANLLDNAVKYRHADRPLRVRVSGEARGDVSVYCVEDNGVGISPEHQARIWEIFQRLDPQGPVLGEGLGLTLVRRMAERNGGRVRVESAPGLGSRFLLELPNG
- a CDS encoding CAP domain-containing protein, translating into MFRSLAAAMLSALCLWGQAAPRSTPDEIAVVREINKIRRFPREYAKYLRALGLRFEGTLWRLADHVPIRTQEGRAAVIEAAEFLERVEPVTALIAYDENLHLAARDHVADQGPTGETGHIGTDGSRPSQRMRRHGEPGSLTGEVINYGLETPRMTVIQLVIDDGVKDRGHRHNLFNPAFRAAGAAIGDHKAYGTMVVVDLADTFTPKEKP